CGCGAGATGAAATTGCGCGCCTTCTGCCTCGAGCGGCCGAAGCGCCCGTTCGAGCTGAGCCAGCTCCTCACGCAGATCGCTACGGGCGCGCTCGCCGATACCGCTCGGCTGGTTACGCGAGAGATAGCCTGCCAGCGCCTCGATGGTCACCATTCCGATCGCCACCGGGGACCAGGACATGTCTTCGATGCCATAGGGCAGGCCGGTCAGCGGGTCGGGCTCGGCGCGCGTTGCCGCGTCGGGCTCGATCAGCACTGCGGCTTCCCGGTACTCCAGTTCCGTGACATCGATGAACTGGCTCGGCGGCGTCACGCCCAGGGTGCGCGACAGTTCATCCAGCCGCTGTAGATGCGAGACGAGACCGACATAGGCCTGTGGTTCAGTGCGAAACTCCCGGTCGATCAGCGTGGCGAGATGCAGTACGGCTGACAAGGACTAGTCTCCTGAGGGGGATGGCTCTGCGTAGCTTACCGCCGGCTCCTGCCAGCCGCCACCCAGGGCCCGGAACAGGTCGACGGTGGTCTGCAGCCAGGCCGAACGCTGCTGCGCCAGATTGTCCTGACTCTGGTACCAGGTGCGCTGGGTGTCGAGCAGTGATTGCTGCGTAATGGCGCCGGCGCGATAGCGTGTCTCGGCCAGGTCGAACGATCGGCGGGCCTCTTCGTTGGCCTGCTCGAGCAGCGCGAACCGCATGCGCGCGCGATACACCGCGCCCAGCGCCGTATCGGCGTCCTGCAGCGCCTGCAATACCACCCGCTGATAATTCACCAACAGTTCCTCCTGGCGCGCCGCGGACAGGTCGACCTGCGCCCGCAACCGCCCGCCCTGAAAGATCGGCTGGGTAAGCCCGGCTACCAGGTTCCAGGTCCTGGCAGGGTCGTTGACCAGTCCGGACAGCGCCAGGCTTTGCACGCCGAGCTGGCCGGTCAACTGAATGGAGGGGTACAACGCTGCCCGCGCTGCATGCAGATCGGCATTGGCCGCGGCAAGGCGCGCTTCGCTGGCGCGAATGTCGGGGCGCCGGGCCAGCAGTTCGGCTGGCAGGCCGACGCCAATCTCCGGCACAGCCACATTGCCAAGCGCAATCGGCGCGGGAAGGGTCGTACCGGGCGCTTCACCCAGCAGCAGGGCCAGCGCATTGCGCAACTGCAGTTCGCTCTGATCGAGCGCAGGCAATGAAGCTTGCAGCTGCAACACCAGTGTACGCTGCTGACTGACTTCAAGCCGGTCTGCCGCTCCGAAGCGTTGGCGGGCTTCGATCAGTGCAAGCACACGCTCGGCGTTTTCCAGGCTTCTGCGCGCAAGTTGAAGCCGCTCGTGCGTTTCCAGCCACTGTATCCAGGTGCTTGCCACGCTGGCATCGATACTCAGCGCCAGCGTTTGCCGATCGAAGCGGGAGGCTTGCAACGCCGCCCGCGCTGACTCCACGTTGGCCCGATTGCGTCCCCAGAAATCAACCTCGTAACTGGCGTTCAGCGCGGCGGAGTAGCTGCGACGGTCACTGCTGGGCTCGGCGGCACGCTGACTTTCACTGCGCGAGGCGCCTAGGCTCCCGCCGAGCTGCGGGAGCAGGCTGGCACCGGCCTGACGGAGCTGGGCGTCAGCTTGCAGCAATTGGGCGGCCGAGGAGGCCAGATCCAGGTTGCCCTTACGGGCACGGTGAAGCAGCTCATCCAGGGCGGGGGACTGATAGCCATGCCACCAGTCCTCGGCAGGCCATTCGGCCTCTGGCGTGTGTACGCTCCAGCTATCAGGCACGTCGATTCCGACGTCTGGCTGCGCCACCCTGGCTGCACAGCCGGCCAGGGTGAGCAGGGCGACCGGTAGCAGGATGAATCCTTTACTCTGCACTCAGGGCCACCACTGGATCGAGATGCGCCGCCTTGCGAGCGGGCATGTAGCCAAAGATCAGGCCGGTGGCGAATGCGCAACCGAAGGCCAGAGCCACCGGACCCGGCGTGAACTGGATGGGCGTGCCAAGCAGCTGCAGCAGCGCAGCGAAGCCAAGCCCGAACAGTACACCCAGCGCCCCGCCGATCGCCGACACCACCAGCGCCTCGACGATGAACTGCTGCAGGATGTGGCGCGTGCGCGCGCCGGTCGCCACCCGTATACCGATCTCCCGCGTACGCTCGGTGACGTTGACCAGCATGATGTTCATCACGCCAATGCCGCCGACCAGCAGGGATATCGCTGCAATCGAGCCGAGCAGTACGGTGAAGGTGTTCTGGGTATCTGCGATGTTCTCCAGCAATGAGGCCATGTTGCGAATCTGGAAGTCTTCCACGCCGCCATGGGCCTGCAACAGTGTCTGCTGTACGGCCTCCTGTGTTGCTTCTGCTGCGGCGAGATCATCGATCAACACGGTTATCGAGTTCAGATAACGCTGCCCGATCAGCCGTAGGCTGCCGGTGTTGAGTGGCACGAACACAACGTCGTCCTGGTCAGCGCCCCAGGGGGCGGCGCCTTTTTCGGCCATGATGCCGATGACCTGAAAGGGCACGTTGTTGATCAGTACGTACTCCCCCAGCGGGTCGGAACTGCCGAACAGATTGCCGGCGACCGTCTTTCCCAGCACCGCGACAGCCGAATAGCGCTGATTGTCCAGATCATCGATGAACACGCCGGCCGCCACGGCCCAATCGCGGGCCAGCGGCAGCGCTGCAGTGGTGGCGGTTACCTGCGTGGAGTAATCGGTATTGCCGGCGCGCAGGATGACGCGGCCGTTCATCTCCGGCACGGCGGCCCGAACGTTGTCGACCTCGGCGATCACCTCCACATCGGCTGCGACCAGCGTGGTGACCTGTCCGTCGAGCGAGCGGCGCATGTTCGGTGCGCCGGGTCGGACCAGCAACAGGTTGGTGCCCAGCGAGCTGATGCGATCGATCACGTCCTGGCGCGCGCCATTGCCTACTGCGAGCATCACCACCACCGAGGCTACGCCGATGACGATACCGAGCAGGGTCAGTACCGTGCGAAACAGGTTGGCCCGCAGCGCACGTAATGCCATCCGGATGGCCTCCCCGGTGTCAGCAAGCGCCGCCCGCCGCTCTGTCTCCCGCTCTCCGGTGAGGCAGTCCGAGCCGGTTGGAGACTGCCGCGCGCGTGCTGACGGGCCGCTGTCATGAATGATGCGGCCGTCCCTGATCTCCACCAGACGATCGGCGTGGCTGGCGACTTCGCGGTCGTGGGTAATCACGATGACCGTCTTGCCCCGGGCGTGCAGCTGTTTGAGCAGCGCGAGAACGTCGGCGCCACTCTTGCTGTCCAGCGCGCCGGTCGGCTCGTCGGCCAGGATCACCCGTGCATCGTTCATCAGCGCACGAGCGATGGACACGCGCTGCTGCTGCCCGCCGGACAGCTGACTGGGACGGTTGCCGAGTCGTTCGGCCAGCCCCAGCTCGCTCAGCAGCGCCTCGGCGCGGGCATGCCGTTCGTGGCGCGGTGTGCCGGCATAGATGGCCGGCACTTCGACGTTTTCCGTCGCGGTGGCAGAGGGGATCAGGTGATAACTCTGGAATATGAACCCGAAGGTCTTGCGCCGCAGATGTGCCAACTGATCCTTGTCCAGTGCGGCGATATCCTCACCGGCGAAGCGATACCTGCCGGCCGTGGGACTGTCCAGACAGCCGAGCAGGTGCATCAATGTCGATTTACCGGAACCCGATGCGCCCATGATGGCGACGAACTCGCCTTCGTGGATGTCCAGCGACACGCCATGCAGCACCGTGGTCGCCAGCTCGCCGTTGCGGTAGGTACGGGTAATGTCCTGCAGGCTGATCAGGGGCTCTGCCATGTCACATGAACCGGCGGGATGGGCCGCCACGGTTGGCCGCAGCCGTGCTGGCCTGGCCGGTCACGACCTGTTCACCTTCGTTCAGGCCTTCGAGGACCTCCACGCTCACCCGGTTGCGGATGCCTACACGGACCTCCCGCGGCTGGATACCGCCTTGTGCATCGATGACCTCGACCTGCCACCAGTCACCGTCCGAGCGGCGTTGTTCGCTGGAGGCCGGCTTCAAGGCCGCCACCGGAATGGTCAGCACATCCCGCGCAGCCGCGCGCACGAAAAAGACCTGAGCACTCATCTGCGGAAGCAGGTTGCCGTCAGGGTTGGGTACATCGAACAGGGCGTTGAACAGCACAACGTTATTGAGCACCTCGGGCGTGGGCAATATCTGGCGTAGCGTACCCTCCCAGCGCCGTTGCGGCTGGCCAAGCGTGGAGAAGTAGGCCGGCATGCCCACCTTCAACTGGGCGATATCGGCTTCTGACACCTGGGTGCGGACGGTCATGGTGCTGAGATCGGCGACCCGCACGATGATCGGCGCCGTCTGGTTGGCATTCAGCGTCTGGCCCTGGTTGGCCAGCTGTTGCACCACGGTGCCGCCCATGGGTGCGTAAATGCGGGTGTAATTGAGGTCGGCTTCTTCCCCCTTGAGCGCCGATTCGGCCTGGCGGACCTGGGCTTCGATGGCCTGAATCTGTGCGTTGGCCGAGCGCAGGGTGGCCTCGGCGCTTTCCACTTGCTCCTGACTGGTCGCGTCTAGCTCGATCAGATTTCGCTGGCGCTGGGCCTGCAGCCGGGCGAGCGTCTGCTGGGCTTCGCGATCGGCCAGCTGCGCCCTCAGGTTGGCCAGCTGGGCGCGGGTCGCCTCGACGCGGGCGAGATACACGGTGGGATCGATTTCCGCGAGGAGCTGACCTTCCTCCACCTGATCGCCCAGCTGCACATGCAGTGCCCGCAGCTGCCCCGAGACCTGAGTACCGACATCCACGTTGTTCAAGGGCTCGAGCGTTCCGAGTGCCGTGATGTTGTCCTCCACGTCGCCGCGTTCTGCGCTGGCAGTGGAGTAGGTCGGGGTACCGCGGGCGTTGCTGGACCAGGCATACCAGCCGGCCAGCGCAACGCACAGCGCAATGGCCAGCGCAAGCCAGACGTACCGGCGGCGTTTGCCCGGTGCTGCGGAGTTCATCGTAAGAGGTCTCTGCTGAAATCGTGGAGCCAGTGTACTGTGCTCACTGTCAAGCGCGCGCCCTGCAGCGTAAAGACTCTGTAAAGAGGTGCTTCCAGAACCTCTTTCAGACCGCCTTGCCGGTGACCGAAGCGCGTTGAGACAGTTCGATCCAGGTACCGTCGGGATCCTTCACGAAGGCAATGCGGGCTGTGCTCCCCAGCGTCACCGGTTCTCGGGCAGGCATCGCTCCCGCCGCAACGGCGTGCGCGAACGCCGTATCGCAATCGAACACCTGAAAGGTCAGATAGCGGATGCCGCGAGCGGCCAGAGGCTGGTCAGGGTCGGCGGTGCCGCCGGGCTCCAGCCACAACTGACCCAGGCCGCAATGTAGCCTGTCATCAGAGAGCTCGGTCATGCCTATCGCATCGCGATAGAACGTCCGGCTGCGCAGGGGATCGCTCACCACAAGACGCGCGGCCAGCCCCTGTATGTTCTGGTGACCGCAAGGTACGAGCGTCACACGGTTGCCGTCCGGGTCGCTCAGCGATATCGGCTCGGGAGCATCAGGACTTGCGACCAGTATTTCTCGGATCGGACCTGGCCCGATGTCGGCCAGCGCATCGCGTGCATCGTTGAGTTTCAGAATTGCGGCGTCGGCCTGATAGCGATGTTGCAACACGCCGCCGCCGAGCTTCTGGGTATGGTCGAACGGCAAGCCCGCACGCTCCGCCCAGAACACCTGTTGGGCCTCG
Above is a window of Halopseudomonas nanhaiensis DNA encoding:
- a CDS encoding MacB family efflux pump subunit, which encodes MAEPLISLQDITRTYRNGELATTVLHGVSLDIHEGEFVAIMGASGSGKSTLMHLLGCLDSPTAGRYRFAGEDIAALDKDQLAHLRRKTFGFIFQSYHLIPSATATENVEVPAIYAGTPRHERHARAEALLSELGLAERLGNRPSQLSGGQQQRVSIARALMNDARVILADEPTGALDSKSGADVLALLKQLHARGKTVIVITHDREVASHADRLVEIRDGRIIHDSGPSARARQSPTGSDCLTGERETERRAALADTGEAIRMALRALRANLFRTVLTLLGIVIGVASVVVMLAVGNGARQDVIDRISSLGTNLLLVRPGAPNMRRSLDGQVTTLVAADVEVIAEVDNVRAAVPEMNGRVILRAGNTDYSTQVTATTAALPLARDWAVAAGVFIDDLDNQRYSAVAVLGKTVAGNLFGSSDPLGEYVLINNVPFQVIGIMAEKGAAPWGADQDDVVFVPLNTGSLRLIGQRYLNSITVLIDDLAAAEATQEAVQQTLLQAHGGVEDFQIRNMASLLENIADTQNTFTVLLGSIAAISLLVGGIGVMNIMLVNVTERTREIGIRVATGARTRHILQQFIVEALVVSAIGGALGVLFGLGFAALLQLLGTPIQFTPGPVALAFGCAFATGLIFGYMPARKAAHLDPVVALSAE
- a CDS encoding VOC family protein, with the translated sequence MEFAKAFFDIGVFTNQREAQQVFWAERAGLPFDHTQKLGGGVLQHRYQADAAILKLNDARDALADIGPGPIREILVASPDAPEPISLSDPDGNRVTLVPCGHQNIQGLAARLVVSDPLRSRTFYRDAIGMTELSDDRLHCGLGQLWLEPGGTADPDQPLAARGIRYLTFQVFDCDTAFAHAVAAGAMPAREPVTLGSTARIAFVKDPDGTWIELSQRASVTGKAV
- a CDS encoding efflux RND transporter periplasmic adaptor subunit encodes the protein MNSAAPGKRRRYVWLALAIALCVALAGWYAWSSNARGTPTYSTASAERGDVEDNITALGTLEPLNNVDVGTQVSGQLRALHVQLGDQVEEGQLLAEIDPTVYLARVEATRAQLANLRAQLADREAQQTLARLQAQRQRNLIELDATSQEQVESAEATLRSANAQIQAIEAQVRQAESALKGEEADLNYTRIYAPMGGTVVQQLANQGQTLNANQTAPIIVRVADLSTMTVRTQVSEADIAQLKVGMPAYFSTLGQPQRRWEGTLRQILPTPEVLNNVVLFNALFDVPNPDGNLLPQMSAQVFFVRAAARDVLTIPVAALKPASSEQRRSDGDWWQVEVIDAQGGIQPREVRVGIRNRVSVEVLEGLNEGEQVVTGQASTAAANRGGPSRRFM
- a CDS encoding efflux transporter outer membrane subunit; the protein is MQSKGFILLPVALLTLAGCAARVAQPDVGIDVPDSWSVHTPEAEWPAEDWWHGYQSPALDELLHRARKGNLDLASSAAQLLQADAQLRQAGASLLPQLGGSLGASRSESQRAAEPSSDRRSYSAALNASYEVDFWGRNRANVESARAALQASRFDRQTLALSIDASVASTWIQWLETHERLQLARRSLENAERVLALIEARQRFGAADRLEVSQQRTLVLQLQASLPALDQSELQLRNALALLLGEAPGTTLPAPIALGNVAVPEIGVGLPAELLARRPDIRASEARLAAANADLHAARAALYPSIQLTGQLGVQSLALSGLVNDPARTWNLVAGLTQPIFQGGRLRAQVDLSAARQEELLVNYQRVVLQALQDADTALGAVYRARMRFALLEQANEEARRSFDLAETRYRAGAITQQSLLDTQRTWYQSQDNLAQQRSAWLQTTVDLFRALGGGWQEPAVSYAEPSPSGD